Proteins co-encoded in one Microbacterium hydrocarbonoxydans genomic window:
- a CDS encoding GntR family transcriptional regulator — translation MADVGAAGELESVRVTRILRDDIILGRRLPGSRLVERDIAAELDVSRLPVREAIRALVGEGVVIARPRTWAVVREFTPRDLQNFGEVREAIETLIFVFAAQRHSEEGLARLRAAHEKEVVAASAGDVDGARIAAAEFHEVAAELAGNEMLSELIGVFVTRLRWLFGQHDDLPAIADEHRMILEAVAARDEETLRALIPRHLASGQAAAQSRLAGY, via the coding sequence ATGGCGGATGTGGGGGCTGCCGGCGAACTCGAGTCGGTGCGGGTGACGCGCATTCTGCGCGATGACATCATCCTGGGGCGTCGGCTGCCGGGGTCACGCCTCGTCGAGCGCGATATCGCCGCGGAACTCGACGTCTCCAGGCTGCCTGTCCGAGAGGCGATCAGGGCTCTCGTCGGGGAGGGGGTCGTGATCGCGCGACCCAGGACCTGGGCCGTCGTCCGTGAGTTCACGCCCCGAGATCTGCAGAACTTCGGCGAGGTCCGCGAGGCGATCGAGACGCTCATCTTCGTGTTCGCCGCGCAACGGCATTCCGAGGAAGGGCTCGCGCGGCTGCGAGCCGCGCACGAGAAGGAAGTCGTCGCGGCGTCCGCAGGCGATGTCGACGGTGCGCGCATCGCTGCGGCGGAGTTCCACGAGGTCGCGGCGGAACTCGCGGGCAACGAGATGCTCAGCGAGCTGATCGGCGTGTTCGTCACCCGGTTGAGATGGCTCTTCGGACAGCACGACGACCTTCCCGCGATTGCCGACGAGCATCGGATGATCCTCGAGGCGGTGGCTGCTCGTGACGAGGAGACGCTGCGTGCCCTGATCCCGCGTCACCTCGCCAGCGGGCAGGCTGCGGCGCAGAGTCGTCTCGCCGGGTATTGA
- a CDS encoding asparagine synthase: protein MGRTADAIAEGVAIATAAARLAVKNHILIGTIAENGIFDTDKYIADAREALRAMAEESEEVERNLVALRKRARGRHSDPSGTHDYRDRDVRNLRRRAKQSHGVATKLREMMSDDAALRRIVEEARAGAWADVRHNLDRRLRVEGMRPDQDPDYDRMREARMQALRLVDLQALSSQQRAKAKRNAKADEEPDE from the coding sequence GTGGGACGAACTGCGGATGCCATCGCGGAAGGCGTCGCGATCGCGACCGCCGCCGCGCGCCTCGCCGTGAAGAATCACATCCTGATCGGCACGATCGCCGAGAACGGCATCTTCGACACGGACAAGTACATCGCTGATGCCCGAGAGGCGTTGCGAGCGATGGCCGAGGAGTCGGAAGAGGTCGAGCGCAACCTCGTCGCGCTGCGCAAGAGGGCGCGAGGCCGCCACTCCGATCCCTCGGGCACGCACGACTATCGCGATCGCGATGTGCGCAATCTGCGCAGGCGCGCCAAGCAGTCGCACGGCGTCGCCACGAAGCTGCGCGAGATGATGAGCGACGACGCCGCGCTGCGCAGGATCGTCGAGGAGGCCCGAGCGGGCGCGTGGGCGGATGTGCGTCACAACCTCGATCGTCGGCTCCGTGTCGAGGGCATGCGCCCTGATCAGGATCCCGACTACGACCGCATGCGTGAGGCTCGGATGCAGGCTCTGAGGCTCGTCGACCTGCAGGCTCTGTCGTCGCAGCAGCGCGCCAAGGCCAAGCGGAACGCGAAGGCCGATGAGGAGCCTGACGAGTGA
- a CDS encoding NAD(P)-binding domain-containing protein, whose amino-acid sequence MTTLGIIGAGHIGSQVARVAVKNGYDVVIANSRGPETLTDLVAELGPRAQAATAVEAAEAGDAVVVTVPLGRIDELPVDQLAGKIVLDTNNYYFERDGHIEALDKGETTTSEMLQKQLPSSRIAKAFNHILAADITTDGAPAGTPDRRALATAGDDAEAVDFVTRFYDEAGFDTVNVGPLSESWRVERDRPAYVVRQNAAELEANLAIANRLP is encoded by the coding sequence ATGACAACACTCGGAATCATCGGTGCAGGACACATCGGCAGCCAGGTCGCGCGAGTGGCGGTGAAGAACGGCTATGACGTCGTGATCGCGAACTCTCGCGGACCCGAGACGCTCACAGATCTCGTCGCAGAGCTGGGGCCGCGGGCGCAGGCCGCGACCGCGGTCGAGGCGGCGGAGGCCGGCGATGCCGTGGTCGTCACGGTGCCGCTCGGCAGGATCGACGAGCTGCCTGTCGATCAGCTCGCGGGCAAGATCGTGCTCGACACGAACAACTACTACTTCGAGCGCGACGGCCACATCGAGGCACTCGACAAGGGTGAGACGACGACGTCCGAGATGCTGCAGAAGCAGCTTCCCAGCTCGCGGATCGCCAAGGCCTTCAACCACATCCTCGCCGCCGACATCACGACCGACGGTGCACCGGCAGGAACGCCGGACCGTCGAGCCCTCGCCACTGCGGGCGATGACGCCGAGGCGGTCGATTTCGTCACTCGTTTCTATGACGAGGCCGGCTTCGACACCGTCAACGTCGGTCCGCTGAGCGAGTCGTGGAGGGTCGAGCGCGACCGCCCCGCATACGTGGTCCGTCAGAACGCTGCGGAGCTCGAGGCGAACCTCGCGATCGCGAACCGTCTGCCCTGA
- a CDS encoding TetR family transcriptional regulator has translation MTEQRAPKKRGRPRGVSDARERIIAAAVDEFGEHGYDGATVRSIAARADVDSALVHHYFGTKADLFAEAVGIPLRPDIDVPAIVAGPRDAVGERLVRYVLEAFEQPDIRRRGVMLIRTAIGSRLTTPLLAGFLSRELIGRIAKTLGVADAELRATLVASQIAGLLLTRYVLRLAPIATASVDDIVSRVGPTVQRYLFE, from the coding sequence ATGACCGAGCAGCGTGCGCCCAAGAAGCGCGGGCGTCCGCGTGGCGTCTCCGATGCACGCGAGCGCATCATCGCCGCCGCGGTCGACGAGTTCGGCGAGCACGGCTACGACGGCGCGACGGTGCGCTCGATCGCGGCTCGTGCCGACGTCGATTCGGCGCTGGTGCACCATTACTTCGGGACCAAGGCCGACCTCTTCGCTGAGGCGGTCGGCATTCCGCTGCGCCCCGACATCGATGTGCCGGCGATCGTCGCGGGTCCGCGTGATGCCGTGGGCGAGCGCCTCGTGCGGTACGTGCTCGAGGCCTTCGAGCAGCCCGACATCCGTCGCCGCGGGGTCATGCTCATCCGCACGGCGATCGGCAGCCGGCTCACGACGCCCCTTCTCGCGGGGTTCCTCTCGCGCGAACTCATCGGCCGGATCGCGAAGACGCTCGGCGTCGCGGATGCCGAGCTGCGCGCCACACTCGTCGCATCGCAGATCGCCGGCCTGCTGCTCACGCGCTACGTGCTGCGGCTCGCACCGATCGCCACGGCATCCGTCGACGACATCGTCTCGCGTGTCGGACCGACCGTGCAGCGCTACCTCTTCGAGTAG
- a CDS encoding L-serine ammonia-lyase, iron-sulfur-dependent, subunit alpha → MTAYVSAFDLFSIGVGPSSSHTVGPMRAALAFAQRLRSSGSLDRVARIGCTLYGSLGATGIGHGTPDAVVAGLRGLAPETCDPTDVRAAWTDLRDGATVRVDGVHEIPFSKADIVFEPRTRLPGHPNAMTITARDDAGSVVAEETYYSVGGGFIRRDGEEAKLASAPLPYSYADAASLLALCDEHGLSIAEIARLNETAERSEEEVAAGLDAIWDAMAACVENGLHSDGVLPGMLKVKRRASMIRAQLEEAEADGHRELPGEWLGAFALAVNEENAAGGRVVTAPTNGAAGILPAVAMYWWRFLADSGLGAGNAVTPYGELVGSALLGFDGTRAIEAAQADDDEAVTDANRRRGIRRFLLTATALGSLFKANASISGAEGGCQAEVGSACAMAAGGLTAVMGGTNRQIENAAEIAMEHHLGLTCDPIGGLVQIPCIERNAIAASTAVTAARLALRGDGSHYVSLDAVVETMRQTGIDMSTKYKETSEGGLAVNVIEC, encoded by the coding sequence GTGACAGCGTACGTCTCGGCCTTCGATCTCTTCTCCATCGGAGTGGGCCCCTCGAGTTCCCACACGGTCGGGCCGATGCGGGCGGCCCTCGCGTTCGCTCAGCGCCTGCGCTCGTCCGGATCTCTCGATCGCGTCGCACGCATCGGATGCACGCTGTACGGCTCTCTCGGCGCCACCGGAATCGGTCACGGCACGCCGGATGCGGTCGTCGCGGGGCTGCGCGGGCTCGCCCCCGAGACATGCGACCCGACCGACGTGCGCGCCGCCTGGACCGACCTTCGCGACGGCGCCACGGTGCGCGTCGACGGGGTCCATGAGATCCCGTTCTCGAAGGCCGACATCGTCTTCGAGCCGCGAACCCGGCTGCCCGGTCATCCGAACGCGATGACCATCACCGCCCGGGACGATGCCGGCAGTGTCGTCGCCGAAGAGACCTATTACTCCGTCGGCGGCGGGTTCATCCGCCGGGACGGCGAAGAGGCGAAGCTCGCCTCGGCACCCCTGCCCTACTCGTATGCCGACGCCGCGTCACTGCTCGCACTGTGCGACGAGCACGGACTGTCGATCGCCGAGATCGCGCGACTCAACGAGACCGCTGAACGCTCGGAAGAAGAGGTCGCCGCCGGACTCGATGCGATCTGGGACGCCATGGCCGCGTGCGTCGAGAACGGACTGCACTCGGACGGCGTGCTTCCGGGGATGCTCAAGGTCAAGAGGCGTGCGAGCATGATCCGTGCGCAGCTCGAGGAGGCGGAGGCCGACGGGCATCGGGAGCTGCCGGGAGAGTGGCTCGGTGCCTTCGCGCTCGCGGTCAACGAAGAGAACGCGGCGGGCGGTCGGGTCGTCACCGCGCCCACGAACGGCGCCGCCGGCATCCTTCCCGCCGTCGCGATGTACTGGTGGCGGTTTCTCGCCGACTCCGGCCTCGGAGCGGGCAATGCCGTCACGCCATACGGCGAACTGGTCGGGAGCGCGCTGCTCGGTTTCGACGGCACGCGGGCGATCGAGGCGGCGCAGGCTGACGACGATGAGGCCGTGACCGACGCGAACCGGCGACGCGGCATCCGGCGGTTCCTGCTCACCGCCACCGCGCTCGGCTCGCTCTTCAAGGCGAACGCCTCGATCTCGGGCGCCGAGGGCGGATGCCAGGCCGAGGTCGGCTCGGCCTGTGCGATGGCGGCCGGAGGGCTCACCGCCGTCATGGGCGGCACCAACCGGCAGATCGAGAACGCCGCCGAGATCGCGATGGAGCACCATCTCGGGCTCACCTGCGATCCCATCGGCGGGCTCGTGCAGATCCCGTGCATCGAGCGCAACGCGATCGCCGCATCGACGGCCGTGACGGCCGCCCGTCTCGCGCTGCGCGGTGACGGCAGCCACTACGTCTCGCTCGACGCGGTCGTCGAGACGATGCGCCAGACCGGAATCGACATGTCGACCAAGTACAAGGAGACCAGCGAGGGCGGTCTCGCGGTCAACGTCATCGAGTGCTGA
- a CDS encoding ABC transporter permease, whose amino-acid sequence MNGRRMLATAARVLAQLRHDPRSIALMLIAPSLLVGLFAWLFSEQDGVFDQFGGAILALFPFIVMFLITSITTLRERRSGTLERLMTTPLGKADFIIGYALAFGVMAVLQAIITVSFAVGVCGLDVEGEFWQLGLVAVVDALLGTALGLLASAFAQTEFQAVQFMPLLVFPQIILGGLFMPRDQMPDVLHAISDWLPLSYAIDTINAVTAGDEGWDVYGPLLVVVAFGVGALVLASLTLRRRTR is encoded by the coding sequence ATGAACGGGCGACGGATGCTCGCGACCGCCGCGCGGGTGCTCGCACAGCTGCGGCACGATCCACGGTCCATCGCACTGATGCTGATCGCGCCGAGTCTGCTGGTCGGGCTCTTCGCCTGGCTGTTCAGCGAGCAGGACGGCGTGTTCGATCAGTTCGGCGGTGCGATCCTCGCGCTGTTCCCGTTCATCGTGATGTTCCTGATCACCTCGATCACGACGCTGCGGGAGCGGCGCTCCGGCACGCTCGAACGCCTGATGACCACGCCGCTCGGCAAGGCCGACTTCATCATCGGCTACGCCCTGGCCTTCGGCGTGATGGCGGTGCTGCAGGCGATCATCACCGTGTCGTTCGCGGTCGGGGTCTGCGGACTCGATGTCGAGGGCGAGTTCTGGCAGCTCGGACTCGTCGCCGTGGTCGACGCACTGCTCGGCACGGCCCTCGGACTCCTGGCCAGCGCCTTCGCGCAGACCGAGTTCCAGGCCGTGCAGTTCATGCCGCTGCTCGTCTTCCCGCAGATCATCCTCGGTGGCCTCTTCATGCCGCGCGATCAGATGCCCGACGTGCTCCATGCGATCTCCGACTGGCTGCCGCTGAGCTACGCGATCGACACGATCAACGCCGTGACAGCCGGCGACGAGGGGTGGGACGTCTACGGACCCCTGCTCGTGGTCGTCGCCTTCGGGGTCGGGGCGCTCGTGCTCGCGTCGCTGACTCTGCGCCGTCGCACGCGGTGA
- a CDS encoding AAA family ATPase, with protein MESIWTPGSRRRREQPIVAVRANADAPDSGRVWPTTIPAVAQVLREGIDLAPGVTFLVGENGSGKSTIVEGIAVAYGLSPEGGSRQAMHSTRPSESPLSEWLQLQRGVGANRWGFFLRAETMHSFYTYLEENPSARGDVSFHEMSHGESFLALLDSRFDEPGFYCLDEPEAALSFQSTLALIAVLQRIVEDGGQVLCATHSPVLAALPGARILEVGEWGIRPAEWNDLELVNHWRSFLHDPPRYLRHLLD; from the coding sequence ATGGAATCGATCTGGACCCCGGGCAGCCGTAGGCGTCGGGAGCAGCCGATCGTCGCCGTGCGCGCGAACGCCGATGCGCCGGATTCCGGCCGCGTGTGGCCGACGACCATCCCGGCGGTCGCGCAGGTGCTGCGAGAAGGCATCGACCTGGCTCCGGGAGTCACGTTCCTCGTCGGCGAGAACGGCAGCGGCAAGTCGACGATCGTCGAAGGCATCGCCGTCGCCTACGGGCTCTCGCCCGAGGGCGGATCCCGCCAGGCGATGCACAGCACGCGCCCCAGCGAGTCGCCGCTGTCGGAGTGGCTGCAGCTGCAGCGGGGCGTCGGGGCCAACCGCTGGGGATTCTTCCTGCGCGCCGAGACCATGCACTCGTTCTACACGTACCTCGAAGAGAACCCCTCCGCCCGGGGCGACGTGTCGTTCCACGAGATGAGCCACGGAGAGTCGTTCCTCGCGCTGCTCGACAGCCGGTTCGACGAGCCGGGTTTCTACTGCCTCGACGAACCCGAGGCCGCGCTCTCGTTCCAATCCACCCTCGCCCTGATCGCGGTGCTGCAGCGCATCGTCGAGGACGGAGGGCAGGTGCTGTGCGCCACGCACTCACCGGTGCTCGCCGCACTGCCGGGCGCCCGCATCCTCGAGGTCGGGGAGTGGGGCATCCGCCCCGCCGAGTGGAACGACCTCGAGCTGGTGAACCACTGGCGATCGTTCCTGCACGACCCGCCCCGGTACCTGAGGCACCTGCTCGACTGA
- a CDS encoding LysR family transcriptional regulator, producing the protein MNLEQLRGFVEVARLGHFTRASEYLHLAQPSLSRQISTLERELGAELFHRARGHIALTSAGEALLPRAQRMLAEAEAIRDEMGELAGLRRGRVRLGAPPTLCISLVAEAISAFHAAHPGVDLHLDESGSRLLVDQLAVGAVDIALITESTGPPPSGFSLTRMPLLTEELVVVSAASQPPVAITPAIGLEHLATLPLIALDETYELRATTDAAFRSAGITPNHVLEGAEMDALLRFVERGVGVAVVPAMVLFDQPALRSVRLTHPMMRRTVSLAHRADVTPAVAVAAMRDVILATAAGYAQRDPAITSLLG; encoded by the coding sequence ATGAACCTCGAGCAGCTCCGCGGGTTCGTCGAGGTCGCCCGACTCGGCCATTTCACCCGCGCCTCCGAGTATCTGCACCTGGCGCAGCCGTCGCTGAGCCGACAGATCTCCACACTCGAGCGCGAACTCGGCGCCGAGCTGTTCCATCGCGCCCGCGGCCACATCGCCCTCACCTCCGCAGGCGAGGCTCTGCTCCCCCGCGCGCAGCGGATGCTCGCCGAGGCTGAGGCGATCCGCGACGAGATGGGCGAGCTCGCAGGACTCCGTCGGGGGCGCGTGCGGCTCGGTGCACCGCCCACACTCTGCATCAGCCTGGTGGCAGAGGCGATCAGCGCCTTCCATGCCGCGCACCCCGGCGTCGACCTGCACCTCGACGAGAGCGGCTCCCGACTGCTCGTCGACCAGCTCGCGGTCGGAGCCGTCGACATCGCCCTGATCACCGAATCGACGGGGCCTCCCCCCTCGGGATTCAGCCTCACGCGCATGCCTCTGCTCACCGAGGAGCTGGTGGTCGTGTCGGCGGCATCCCAGCCTCCTGTCGCGATCACCCCGGCGATCGGGCTCGAGCATCTCGCCACACTCCCGCTGATCGCCCTCGACGAGACCTACGAGCTGCGCGCGACCACCGACGCGGCGTTCCGCTCCGCGGGCATCACACCGAATCACGTGCTCGAGGGGGCGGAGATGGATGCTCTGCTCCGCTTCGTCGAGCGCGGAGTCGGTGTCGCCGTCGTTCCGGCGATGGTGCTCTTCGATCAGCCCGCGCTGCGCTCGGTGCGGCTCACGCATCCCATGATGCGGCGTACCGTGAGCCTCGCGCACCGCGCGGATGTGACCCCGGCGGTGGCCGTCGCCGCGATGCGAGACGTGATACTCGCCACCGCGGCAGGGTACGCGCAGCGCGACCCCGCGATCACGAGCCTTCTCGGCTGA
- a CDS encoding FAD-binding protein, whose translation MSTRERQISTTVLVIGTGGSGLRAAIEVAEHGIDVLAVGKRPRQDAHTSLAAGGINAALGTMDRDDSWQQHAADTIKESYLLANPHTVEIVTQGAERGIRDLERWGMDFAREDDGRISQRFFGAHTFRRTAFAGDYTGLEIQRTLVAKAEQLEVPILDHVYITRLLVRDNVVFGAYGFDQSDGTRYLIHADAVILAAGGHNRIWRRTSSRRDENTGDSFRLAVEAGARLRDPELVQFHPSGIIEPENAAGTLISEAARGEGGILRNALGERFMSKYDPERMELSTRDRVALAAYTEIAEGRGTENGGVWLDVSHLPRETIMTRLPRVYQTMMELQMLDITTDPIEIAPTAHYSMGGVWVRPDDHQTDVDGLYAIGEASSGLHGANRLGGNSLIELLVYGRIVGQAAMAHAAGLDAQRRSAEAVAQARAEIDDLLAADGRENVRALQRAIRNTMTEHAGVVRSEEVLRAGLADLDMIEGRMEDIGIHPDIAGFQDLAHAFDLKASALAARATLEAALERRETRGCHNRSDYPDTDPTLQVNLVWSPTGGVTHESIPEIPAEIAELMRDVDTEGKLVE comes from the coding sequence ATGAGTACTCGCGAACGTCAGATCTCCACCACGGTCCTCGTCATCGGCACCGGCGGCTCGGGGCTGCGGGCGGCGATCGAGGTCGCCGAGCACGGCATCGATGTCCTCGCCGTCGGCAAGCGCCCCCGACAGGACGCTCACACGTCGCTGGCCGCAGGCGGCATCAATGCCGCGCTCGGCACGATGGACCGCGACGACAGCTGGCAGCAGCACGCGGCCGACACGATCAAGGAGAGCTACCTGCTCGCCAACCCGCACACGGTCGAGATCGTGACGCAGGGCGCCGAGCGCGGCATCCGCGACCTCGAGCGCTGGGGCATGGACTTCGCCCGAGAAGACGACGGCCGCATCTCGCAGCGGTTCTTCGGAGCGCACACCTTCCGTCGCACGGCCTTCGCGGGCGACTACACGGGTCTCGAGATCCAGCGCACGCTCGTCGCCAAGGCGGAGCAGCTCGAGGTGCCGATCCTCGACCACGTCTACATCACCAGGCTGCTCGTGCGCGACAACGTCGTGTTCGGCGCCTACGGCTTCGACCAGTCCGACGGCACGCGCTACCTGATCCATGCGGATGCCGTGATCCTCGCCGCCGGCGGTCACAACCGCATCTGGCGTCGCACCTCGTCGCGCCGCGACGAGAACACCGGCGACTCGTTCCGGCTCGCGGTCGAGGCGGGTGCCCGCCTGCGCGATCCGGAGCTCGTGCAGTTCCACCCGTCGGGCATCATCGAGCCTGAGAACGCCGCCGGCACCCTGATCTCCGAGGCAGCGCGCGGTGAGGGCGGCATTCTGCGCAACGCCCTCGGAGAGCGCTTCATGTCGAAGTACGACCCCGAGCGCATGGAGCTGTCGACCCGTGACCGCGTGGCGCTCGCCGCGTACACCGAGATCGCCGAGGGGCGCGGCACCGAGAACGGCGGCGTCTGGCTCGACGTGTCGCATCTGCCGCGCGAGACGATCATGACCCGTCTGCCCCGCGTCTACCAGACGATGATGGAACTGCAGATGCTCGACATCACGACCGACCCCATCGAGATCGCCCCCACCGCGCACTACTCGATGGGTGGTGTGTGGGTGCGTCCCGACGATCACCAGACCGACGTCGACGGGCTCTATGCGATCGGCGAGGCCTCGAGCGGCCTGCATGGAGCGAACCGCCTGGGCGGCAACTCGCTCATCGAGCTGCTCGTCTACGGACGCATCGTCGGTCAGGCGGCCATGGCGCATGCGGCGGGACTCGACGCGCAGCGCCGCTCGGCGGAGGCCGTCGCTCAGGCTCGCGCCGAGATCGACGACCTCCTCGCGGCTGACGGGCGCGAGAACGTCCGCGCGCTGCAGCGGGCGATCCGCAACACGATGACCGAGCACGCGGGCGTCGTCCGCTCCGAGGAGGTCTTGCGCGCCGGCCTCGCGGACCTCGACATGATCGAGGGGCGGATGGAGGACATCGGCATCCACCCCGACATCGCGGGCTTCCAGGACCTCGCGCACGCGTTCGACCTCAAGGCCTCGGCGCTCGCGGCCCGGGCCACGCTCGAGGCGGCTCTCGAGCGTCGTGAGACACGCGGATGCCACAACCGCAGCGACTATCCCGACACCGATCCCACGCTGCAGGTCAACCTCGTCTGGTCGCCGACCGGCGGTGTGACCCATGAGTCGATCCCCGAGATCCCCGCGGAGATCGCCGAGCTGATGCGCGACGTCGACACAGAGGGCAAGCTCGTCGAATAG
- a CDS encoding ABC transporter ATP-binding protein, with product MMNNPAVDISGLRVRRGRTQVFDGVDLTIPQGEITGLLGPSGCGKTTLMRSIVGVQRIAAGTVSVLGEPGGSPRLRHRVAYGTQGAAVYGDLTVRQNLSYLAAVLKAPKGDVDRVIDEVGLRAQSTQLVDSLSGGQTTRISLAMALIGSPELIVLDEPTVGLDPVLRVELWELFRGLAERGVTMIVSSHVMDEALRCDRLVLMRSGRIIADTDPAGLLADTATTEPEAAFLALIDRDSRGADDPTPRSTRRARREASE from the coding sequence ATGATGAATAATCCGGCCGTCGACATCTCCGGACTCCGCGTGCGTCGGGGCAGGACGCAGGTCTTCGATGGAGTCGACCTGACGATTCCGCAGGGCGAGATCACGGGTCTGCTGGGGCCCTCGGGATGCGGCAAGACGACGCTGATGCGCTCGATCGTCGGCGTGCAGCGGATCGCCGCGGGCACTGTATCGGTGCTGGGCGAGCCGGGTGGGTCGCCGCGACTGCGTCATCGTGTGGCCTACGGCACGCAGGGGGCCGCGGTGTACGGTGACCTCACCGTGCGCCAGAACCTGTCGTACCTGGCGGCCGTGCTCAAGGCTCCGAAGGGCGATGTCGACCGGGTCATCGACGAGGTCGGTCTCCGGGCCCAGTCCACACAGTTGGTCGACTCGCTCAGCGGCGGTCAGACGACGCGCATCTCGCTGGCGATGGCGTTGATCGGGTCGCCGGAGCTCATCGTCCTCGATGAACCGACCGTCGGTCTGGACCCCGTGCTGCGGGTCGAGCTGTGGGAGCTGTTCCGGGGCCTCGCCGAGCGCGGAGTCACCATGATCGTCTCGAGCCATGTGATGGACGAGGCGCTGCGGTGCGATCGGCTCGTGCTGATGCGGAGCGGGCGGATCATCGCCGACACGGATCCCGCAGGACTGCTCGCCGACACGGCGACGACAGAACCCGAGGCCGCGTTCCTCGCCCTGATCGACCGTGACAGCCGTGGGGCCGATGATCCGACGCCGCGGAGCACGCGGCGCGCGCGGCGAGAGGCCTCGGAATGA
- a CDS encoding GNAT family N-acetyltransferase — MSVQLIPLDDDRFDDWRDATRTRLIRLRQESGILVGDDAVVDADAFLEQLLPEGGSTETSSIVRIVDDGDEVGTLWMMATGGILHLVDLALVGVPEQRVLDDLFDAVTTMARTHGIERLRVSLYSTDAAGHAFVDDRGFDCASIRMLLEPLPTRESTAAPVELQPMTQERFVAFAAASEAAFAADLVASGRYSEEEARTESRRQMALELPDGLDSSGQELFTARVDDAEVGVLWIGIRERDGHVHVFVLDIEVAAEHRRRGYGRAMMLATEHEARRLGAESIGLHVFGFNEGAIRLYEGLGYRRVEERFLLDVPSR; from the coding sequence ATGTCCGTGCAGCTGATCCCTCTCGATGACGACCGCTTCGACGACTGGCGCGACGCGACCAGGACGCGCCTCATCCGGTTGCGCCAGGAGTCGGGAATCCTCGTCGGTGACGACGCGGTCGTCGACGCCGATGCCTTTCTCGAGCAACTGCTGCCCGAGGGCGGGTCCACCGAGACGTCGAGCATCGTGCGCATCGTCGACGACGGTGATGAGGTCGGCACACTCTGGATGATGGCGACCGGAGGAATCCTGCATCTGGTCGATCTCGCTCTCGTCGGCGTGCCCGAACAGCGGGTGCTGGACGACCTGTTCGATGCGGTCACGACGATGGCGCGGACACACGGCATCGAGCGTCTGAGAGTCTCGCTGTACTCGACCGACGCCGCAGGTCATGCCTTCGTCGATGATCGGGGCTTCGACTGCGCGTCCATCCGGATGCTGCTCGAACCTCTTCCGACGAGGGAGTCGACCGCCGCGCCCGTCGAGCTGCAACCCATGACTCAGGAGCGGTTCGTGGCCTTCGCCGCGGCATCCGAGGCGGCCTTCGCCGCTGACCTCGTCGCATCCGGTCGCTATTCCGAAGAGGAGGCGCGCACGGAGTCGCGCCGCCAGATGGCGCTCGAGCTGCCCGACGGCCTGGATTCTTCGGGGCAGGAGCTGTTCACCGCGCGAGTCGATGACGCCGAGGTCGGCGTCCTCTGGATCGGGATCCGTGAGCGCGACGGACATGTGCACGTGTTCGTCCTCGACATCGAGGTGGCGGCCGAGCATCGGCGCCGGGGATACGGGCGCGCCATGATGCTGGCGACCGAGCACGAGGCGCGCCGGCTCGGGGCGGAATCGATCGGCCTGCACGTGTTCGGGTTCAACGAAGGCGCCATCCGACTCTACGAGGGGCTGGGATATCGCCGTGTCGAGGAGCGCTTCCTGCTCGACGTCCCCTCGCGCTGA